One genomic segment of Bradyrhizobium diazoefficiens includes these proteins:
- a CDS encoding phasin yields MTGATDPFSASIIPFEVPEQMRAFAEKGVSQARENYAKFKDAAETHNGTVEAVFTTASKGASEYTAKLVEFMKANSSAQLDFAQQLLGAKSPSDAFALWTGHARTQLETFQAQAKELAELTQRIANETAEPIKASASKLYTPPAA; encoded by the coding sequence ATGACAGGTGCGACTGATCCGTTTTCTGCCTCGATCATTCCGTTCGAGGTCCCCGAGCAGATGCGTGCGTTCGCCGAAAAGGGCGTGTCGCAGGCCCGCGAGAACTACGCCAAGTTCAAGGACGCCGCCGAGACCCACAACGGCACCGTCGAGGCCGTGTTCACCACCGCCAGCAAGGGCGCGAGCGAATACACCGCCAAGCTGGTGGAGTTCATGAAGGCCAACAGCAGCGCCCAGCTGGACTTCGCCCAGCAGCTGCTCGGCGCCAAGTCGCCGTCGGATGCCTTCGCGCTGTGGACCGGCCACGCCCGCACCCAGCTCGAGACCTTCCAGGCCCAGGCCAAAGAGCTGGCCGAGCTCACCCAGCGCATCGCCAACGAGACCGCCGAGCCGATCAAGGCCAGCGCCTCGAAGCTCTACACCCCGCCCGCCGCCTGA